In Malaclemys terrapin pileata isolate rMalTer1 chromosome 10, rMalTer1.hap1, whole genome shotgun sequence, the following are encoded in one genomic region:
- the WFIKKN1 gene encoding WAP, Kazal, immunoglobulin, Kunitz and NTR domain-containing protein 1: MPSWCFGRRGLKRKKGEVQLREAGQPDPMLATLLLSLLPVLAESASLQPIRMSHLGVCPNQLNPNLWVDAQSTCERECHTDQDCEGFEKCCTNVCGLRSCVAARYADDSVSSLELAQEASCESFVCTQQGSDCDIWDGQPICKCKDRCEKEPNFTCASDGLTYYNKCYMDAEACIRGISLSVVPCKYIFTWPNTSPVPLETTAHPTPGAAAEVPIPPALYNNPFHQSVYVGGTVSFHCDVSGRPRPDITWEKQSDHQENFIMRPDQMYGNVVVTNIGQLVIYNAQLEDTGIYTCTARNSAGLLRADFPLSIIKREPSGVEPRAPSTQQVPATECLKEPDKRECEAQQVRWHFDPKKGSCATFRYGGCGANQNHFETYEACRLACVSSAVNMCTLPMVQGPCKNWEARWAYNHLMKQCHSFVYGGCEGNDNNFESKETCEDACPFPKTLQCKACRLKSKMVLSLCRSDFAIVGRLMEIIEDQDSGIARFALEDILKDEKMGLKFFNIKYLEVTLSDMDWSCPCPNMTTEDGPLIIMGEVHDGMAVLDPNSYVRAANDKRVKKIYELIEKKTCELLNRFQD, from the exons ATGCCTTCCTGGTGCTTCGGAAGAAGGGgattaaagaggaaaaaaggggAGGTCCAGCTCCGGGAGGCAGGTCAGCCCGACCCCATGCTGGCCACACTGCTCCTGTCTCTACTGCCTGTCCTGGCCGAGAGCGCCAGCCTACAGCCAATCCGAATGAGTCATCTGGGAGTGTGCCCCAACCAACTGAACCCCAACCTGTGGGTGGATGCCCAGAGCACCTGCGAACGGGAGTGCCACACTGACCAG GACTGTGAAGGCTTTGAGAAGTGCTGCACCAATGTCTGTGGCCTGCGGAGCTGTGTGGCTGCCCGCTATGCCGACGACAGTGTCTCATCCCTGGAGCTGGCGCAGGAGGCCTCGTGTGAGAGCTTTGTGTGCACCCAGCAGGGCTCAGACTGCGACATCTGGGACGGGCAGCCCATCTGCAAGTGCAAGGACAGGTGTGAGAAGGAGCCCAACTTCACATGCGCCTCAGATGGGCTCACGTACTACAACAAGTGCTACATGGATGCAGAGGCCTGTATCCGGGGCATCAGCCTCAGCGTGGTGCCATGCAAGTACATCTTCACCTGGCCGAACACCAGCCCAGTGCCGCTGGAGACCACGGCTCACCCCACGCCCGGAGCCGCTGCTGAGGTgcccatccccccagccctctaCAACAATCCCTTCCACCAGTCGGTCTATGTGGGTGGCACCGTCAGCTTCCATTGCGACGTGAGCGGCCGGCCCCGGCCAGACATCACCTGGGAGAAGCAGAGCGACCACCAAGAGAACTTCATCATGCGGCCTGACCAGATGTATGGCAATGTGGTGGTCACAAATATCGGCCAGCTGGTCATCTACAACGCCCAGCTCGAAGACACCGGCATCTACACCTGCACAGCCAGGAACTCCGCCGGCCTCCTCCGGGCCGACTTCCCCCTCTCCATCATCAAGAGAGAGCCCTCCGGGGTGGAGCCCAGGGCACCCAGCACCCAGCAGGTCCCAGCCACCGAGTGTCTGAAGGAGCCCGACAAGAGGGAATGCGAGGCTCAGCAGGTGCGCTGGCATTTTGACCCCAAGAAGGGGTCATGCGCTACTTTCCGCTACGGTGGCTGCGGTGCCAACCAGAATCACTTTGAGACCTACGAGGCGTGCCGCTTGGCCTGTGTCAGCAGCGCCGTCAACATGTGCACCCTGCCCATGGTGCAGGGGCCCTGCAAGAACTGGGAGGCCCGCTGGGCCTACAACCACCTGATGAAGCAGTGCCACTCCTTCGTCTACGGCGGCTGCGAGGGCAATGACAACAACTTTGAGAGCAAGGAGACCTGTGAGGACGCCTGCCCCTTCCCTAAGACCCTGCAGTGCAAGGCCTGCCGGCTCAAGAGCAAGATGGTGTTGAGCCTGTGCCGCAGCGATTTTGCCATTGTGGGCCGGCTCATGGAGATCATCGAGGACCAGGACTCTGGCATCGCCCGCTTCGCCCTCGAGGACATACTCAAGGACGAGAAGATGGGCCTCAAGTTCTTCAACATCAAGTACCTGGAGGTCACCTTGAGCGACATGGACTGGAGTTGCCCCTGCCCCAACATGACCACAGAGGATGGGCCCCTCATTATCATGGGGGAGGTGCATGACGGCATGGCCGTTCTGGACCCCAACAGCTACGTCCGAGCTGCCAACGACAAGCGCGTGAAGAAGATCTATGAGCTGATTGAGAAGAAAACCTGCGAGCTCCTCAACAGGTTCCAGGACTAG